From Scleropages formosus chromosome 9, fSclFor1.1, whole genome shotgun sequence, one genomic window encodes:
- the LOC108919942 gene encoding cold-inducible RNA-binding protein B-like gives MSDEGKLFVGGLSFDTNEQSLEEAFSKYGSIAKVDVIRDRETQRSRGFGFVTFENPDDAKDAMAAMNGKSVDGRMIRVDEAGKSGGRSGGGFRGGAAGGRGGGFFRGGRGRGGGGYGGDRSYGGDRSYSGGERSYSGGDRSYGGGYSSRSGGYSSGGAGYYNRSQGGYGDRSGGSYRDGYDSYATHE, from the exons ATGTCTGACGAAGGAAAGCTCTTTGTTGGCGGACTGAGCTTCGATACCAACGAGCAATCCCTGGAGGAGGCCTTCTCCAAGTACGGAAGCATTGCTAAAG ttGACGTCATCAGGGACAGAGAGACTCAGAGGTCCAGGGGCTTTGGTTTTGTCACGTTTGAAAACCCAGATGATGCTAAAGATGCAATGGCTGCAATGAATGGGAAG TCTGTTGATGGAAGGATGATCCGTGTTGATGAGGCTGGCAAGTCTGGCGGAAGATCTGGTGGTGGTTTCCGAGGTGGTGCAGCTGGAGGCCGGGGAGGCGGTTTTTTCCGCGGAGGTAGAGGAAGAG GTGGTGGCGGATATGGCGGCGACAGAAGCTATGGTGGCGACAGAAGCTATAGCGGTGGTGAGAGAAGCTATAGTGGTGGTGATAGAAGCTATGGAGGGGGCTATTCCAGTAGGAGTGGTGGATATTCTTCTGGTGGTGCAGGATACTACAACAG AAGTCAGGGAGGTTATGGTGACCGTTCTGGGGGTTCATACAGAGATGGCTATGACAGCTATG CTACACACGAGTAA